A single Maniola hyperantus chromosome 11, iAphHyp1.2, whole genome shotgun sequence DNA region contains:
- the LOC117986496 gene encoding solute carrier family 22 member 21-like isoform X1 yields MPEERDAMDSAEVNGRESVVNRRKQSVLEKPLDLDDVLVNELGQLGWFQIRIILLVVIPIMMAAFMSEYIFSAAAIPHRCWIPECNETSKEHKYDPEWILNAVPQTSSGFSSCQRFAFRTLGAYGTLDSCPAVLFDQTKIEECQGYVYEKSNSVVFDCFQFDLGCRDWLRAFAGTLNSIGILLAMPITGYMSDRFGRRFALVVNVFNLSLIGLIKAFSVNYTMYMILQIVQTTLGAGTFSSAYIFAAELVGPKYRVLTSATLSSIFAIGQVILGAVAWLIQPWRYMLMALHIPGFIIIAYYGILSESIRWLISKRRFEEAKKVLQTVARVNGTQISEKSLQALMRSSESPPPKLNDGSPSLVHSIVRSPILLRRVCTTPVWWITTIFVYYGLSIDSTSLSDTIYLNYILTCAIEIPGFYTAVFVLDRYGRKATISSGFFFSAACNIIFVFIPSNLSVFRLIIFLLGKFGISMVMTSLYLYTSELYPTEFRHSLLAFSSMIGRIGSITAPLTPVLVS; encoded by the exons ATGCCCGAAGAACGCGATGCGATGGATTCAGCGGAAGTGAACGGGAGGGAAAGTGTTGTGAATAGAAGAAAACAGAGTGTGTTGGAAAAGCCACTGGATTTGGATGATGTTCTGGTGAACGAGCTTGGACAGCTTGGCTGGTTCCAGATACGAATCATTTTATTGGTTGTTATACCGATTATGATGGCTGCATTCATGAGCGAATATATCTTCTCCGCTGCTGCAATACCACACAG gtGCTGGATACCCGAATGTAATGAAACTAGTAAGGAACACAAATATGATCCTGAGTGGATATTAAATGCGGTGCCGCAAACGAGTTCTGGATTCTCCAGCTGTCAAAGGTTTGCCTTTCGGACTCTGGGTGCTTATGGTACCCTGGACAGCTGCCCAGCTGTGTTGTTTGATCAGACCAAAATCGAGGAATGTCAAGGTTATGTTTACGAAAAAAGCAATTCAGTTGTTTTTGAT TGTTTTCAGTTCGACCTCGGTTGCCGAGACTGGCTGCGAGCTTTCGCCGGCACGCTCAACAGCATCGGCATTCTGCTGGCCATGCCCATCACGGGCTACATGTCAGATCGCTTCGGCCGCAGGTTCGCCCTCGTGGTCAACGTGTTTAACCTCAGCCTGATTGGCCTCATCAAAGCGTTCTCCGTCAATTACACCATGTACATGATACTACAGATTGTGCAGACCACACTCGGTGCTGGTACTTTCAGCTCGGCTTATATTTTTG CCGCTGAACTGGTCGGTCCAAAATATCGCGTGCTAACAAGTGCCACGCTGTCATCTATATTTGCTATAGGGCAAGTGATTCTTGGAGCAGTCGCATGGCTGATCCAACCTTGGAGGTACATGCTGATGGCCCTCCACATACCAGGGTTCATAATCATAGCGTATTACGGAATATTGTCTGAGAGCATTCGATGGCTCATTTCGAAAAGAAGATTCGAGGAGGCGAAAAAGGTTTTGCAGACTGTAGCGAGAGTTAATGGGACCCAAATTAGTGAAAAGTCTTTACAAGCTCTTATGAGATCTTCTGAATCCCCACCGCCTAAGTTAAAT GACGGGAGTCCAAGCCTGGTCCATTCCATTGTACGTTCGCCAATATTACTGAGACGAGTGTGCACGACGCCAGTGTGGTGGATCACCACGATCTTCGTGTACTACGGCCTCTCCATCGACTCCACCAGCCTCTCCGACACCATCTACTTGAACTACATCCTGACCTGCGCCATAGAGATTCCTGGCTTCTATACCGCAGTATTTGTCTTGGACAGATACGGGAGAAAAGCTACGATTTCCTCGGGTTTCTTTTTTAGCGCTgcttgcaatattatttttgttttcattcctagca ATTTGTCGGTGTTTCGCCTAATAATCTTCCTGCTGGGAAAGTTCGGCATATCGATGGTGATGACGTCACTGTATCTGTACACCTCGGAACTGTATCCTACAGAGTTCCGCCACAGCCTCCTCGCCTTCTCGTCCATGATCGGACGGATTGGATCTATCACTGCTCCACTAACTCCTGTACTTGTAAGTTGA
- the LOC117986496 gene encoding organic cation transporter protein-like isoform X2, whose translation MPEERDAMDSAEVNGRESVVNRRKQSVLEKPLDLDDVLVNELGQLGWFQIRIILLVVIPIMMAAFMSEYIFSAAAIPHRCWIPECNETSKEHKYDPEWILNAVPQTSSGFSSCQRFAFRTLGAYGTLDSCPAVLFDQTKIEECQGYVYEKSNSVVFDFDLGCRDWLRAFAGTLNSIGILLAMPITGYMSDRFGRRFALVVNVFNLSLIGLIKAFSVNYTMYMILQIVQTTLGAGTFSSAYIFAAELVGPKYRVLTSATLSSIFAIGQVILGAVAWLIQPWRYMLMALHIPGFIIIAYYGILSESIRWLISKRRFEEAKKVLQTVARVNGTQISEKSLQALMRSSESPPPKLNDGSPSLVHSIVRSPILLRRVCTTPVWWITTIFVYYGLSIDSTSLSDTIYLNYILTCAIEIPGFYTAVFVLDRYGRKATISSGFFFSAACNIIFVFIPSNLSVFRLIIFLLGKFGISMVMTSLYLYTSELYPTEFRHSLLAFSSMIGRIGSITAPLTPVLMNYWHGIPSMLFGGMGILSGLLVLTQPETLGTKMPDTLAEAEALGNPESKLQHPS comes from the exons ATGCCCGAAGAACGCGATGCGATGGATTCAGCGGAAGTGAACGGGAGGGAAAGTGTTGTGAATAGAAGAAAACAGAGTGTGTTGGAAAAGCCACTGGATTTGGATGATGTTCTGGTGAACGAGCTTGGACAGCTTGGCTGGTTCCAGATACGAATCATTTTATTGGTTGTTATACCGATTATGATGGCTGCATTCATGAGCGAATATATCTTCTCCGCTGCTGCAATACCACACAG gtGCTGGATACCCGAATGTAATGAAACTAGTAAGGAACACAAATATGATCCTGAGTGGATATTAAATGCGGTGCCGCAAACGAGTTCTGGATTCTCCAGCTGTCAAAGGTTTGCCTTTCGGACTCTGGGTGCTTATGGTACCCTGGACAGCTGCCCAGCTGTGTTGTTTGATCAGACCAAAATCGAGGAATGTCAAGGTTATGTTTACGAAAAAAGCAATTCAGTTGTTTTTGAT TTCGACCTCGGTTGCCGAGACTGGCTGCGAGCTTTCGCCGGCACGCTCAACAGCATCGGCATTCTGCTGGCCATGCCCATCACGGGCTACATGTCAGATCGCTTCGGCCGCAGGTTCGCCCTCGTGGTCAACGTGTTTAACCTCAGCCTGATTGGCCTCATCAAAGCGTTCTCCGTCAATTACACCATGTACATGATACTACAGATTGTGCAGACCACACTCGGTGCTGGTACTTTCAGCTCGGCTTATATTTTTG CCGCTGAACTGGTCGGTCCAAAATATCGCGTGCTAACAAGTGCCACGCTGTCATCTATATTTGCTATAGGGCAAGTGATTCTTGGAGCAGTCGCATGGCTGATCCAACCTTGGAGGTACATGCTGATGGCCCTCCACATACCAGGGTTCATAATCATAGCGTATTACGGAATATTGTCTGAGAGCATTCGATGGCTCATTTCGAAAAGAAGATTCGAGGAGGCGAAAAAGGTTTTGCAGACTGTAGCGAGAGTTAATGGGACCCAAATTAGTGAAAAGTCTTTACAAGCTCTTATGAGATCTTCTGAATCCCCACCGCCTAAGTTAAAT GACGGGAGTCCAAGCCTGGTCCATTCCATTGTACGTTCGCCAATATTACTGAGACGAGTGTGCACGACGCCAGTGTGGTGGATCACCACGATCTTCGTGTACTACGGCCTCTCCATCGACTCCACCAGCCTCTCCGACACCATCTACTTGAACTACATCCTGACCTGCGCCATAGAGATTCCTGGCTTCTATACCGCAGTATTTGTCTTGGACAGATACGGGAGAAAAGCTACGATTTCCTCGGGTTTCTTTTTTAGCGCTgcttgcaatattatttttgttttcattcctagca ATTTGTCGGTGTTTCGCCTAATAATCTTCCTGCTGGGAAAGTTCGGCATATCGATGGTGATGACGTCACTGTATCTGTACACCTCGGAACTGTATCCTACAGAGTTCCGCCACAGCCTCCTCGCCTTCTCGTCCATGATCGGACGGATTGGATCTATCACTGCTCCACTAACTCCTGTACTT ATGAACTATTGGCACGGCATCCCCTCAATGCTGTTCGGAGGTATGGGCATCCTCTCTGGTCTGCTGGTGCTCACTCAGCCTGAAACTCTGGGAACCAAAATGCCGGATACTTTAGCGGAGGCTGAAGCCCTTGGCAACCCTGAATCCAAGCTGCAGCATCCCAGTTGA
- the LOC117986497 gene encoding organic cation transporter protein-like — protein sequence MESQNGLNKMESPTLDRKDDLKNGHEAFTQKPVTLDDVLTNELGQFGRFQLRNFLLVAVPIIMSAFMSEFIFSAAAIPHRCRIPECGEDGKRHEFEPEWISNAIPASGSGFASTQRFAPSNIGVNGSLDNCPAELFNPNVVVGCEGYVYARFDSVVYDFDLGGQEWLRALAGTLNSVGTLLVLPITGYISDRFGRRIALVISVFNLATVGLIRAFSVNYPMYLALQILQTTLGAGTFSSAYIFAAELVGPKYRVVSSATSTSMFALGQVILGGVSWLIEPWRYTIMALHIPCFLIISYYWILSESVRWLLAKRKFDEAKIVLEKVAKVNRKQISEKSMQALLNPPQTSDQTKEGSPSLIKVIVSSPVLLRRVCTTPIWWITATFVYYGLSINSTSLSDTMHLNYILTCAIEIPGFYTAVLILDRIGRKATLCIAFFFSAGCNIAFVFIPDDLYVLRLVIFLLGKFGISTVMTSVYLYTSELYPTEYRHTLLAFSSMVGRLGSITAPLTPVLMQYWHGIPSMMFGGMGILSGLLVLTQPETLGTKMPNTLAEAEALGKPESKVEQTS from the exons ATGGAGTCTCAGAATGGTTTGAACAAAATGGAGAGTCCAACACTGGATAGAAAAGACGACCTGAAAAATGGACATGAGGCTTTCACACAAAAACCAGTAACTTTAGATGATGTACTTACAAATGAATTGGGACAATTCGGGAGGTTCCAGTTGAGGAACTTCCTACTAGTGGCCGTACCTATTATAATGTCCGCTTTCATGAGTGAATTCATTTTCTCCGCTGCAGCGATCCCTCACAG ATGTCGGATACCTGAATGCGGCGAGGATGGCAAGAGACACGAATTTGAACCTGAATGGATCTCAAACGCGATACCAGCATCAGGATCAGGATTCGCCAGCACCCAGAGGTTCGCGCCCAGCAACATCGGCGTCAACGGCTCTTTGGACAACTGTCCTGCTGAGCTGTTCAACCCTAACGTCGTAGTTGGTTGCGAGGGATATGTTTACGCTAGATTTGACTCAGTAGTTTATGAT TTCGACTTGGGGGGTCAGGAATGGCTGCGAGCTCTAGCAGGCACCTTGAACAGCGTGGGCACGTTGCTCGTGCTGCCCATAACGGGCTACATCTCCGACCGCTTCGGCCGCAGAATCGCGCTCGTCATCAGCGTGTTCAACTTGGCCACCGTCGGACTTATCAGAGCTTTCTCAGTCAATTACCCCATGTATCTGGCTCTACAAATCCTTCAGACTACTCTGGGTGCGGGGACTTTCAGCTCTGCGTATATTTTTG CTGCTGAGCTGGTCGGTCCCAAGTATCGTGTGGTATCCAGCGCCACATCAACTTCCATGTTCGCGTTGGGCCAAGTCATACTGGGCGGCGTGTCGTGGCTGATCGAACCCTGGAGGTACACCATCATGGCTCTGCACATCCCCTGCTTCCTCATCATCTCGTACTACTGGATCCTCAGCGAGAGTGTCAGGTGGCTGCTCGCCAAACGGAAATTCGACGAAGCCAAAATAGTGTTGGAGAAAGTAGCCAAAGTGAATAGGAAACAGATAAGTGAGAAATCTATGCAAGCACTGCTAAATCCTCCTCAAACATCCGACCAAACAAAG GAGGGAAGCCCCAGCCTAATCAAGGTTATAGTCAGCTCGCCGGTGTTGCTCAGGCGAGTCTGTACCACGCCCATCTGGTGGATAACTGCCACGTTCGTGTACTACGGCCTGTCCATCAACTCCACCAGCCTGTCGGACACCATGCACCTCAACTACATCCTGACCTGCGCGATCGAGATCCCAGGGTTCTATACCGCCGTGTTGATTTTGGACAGAATCGGAAGGAAAGCTACTTTGTGCATCGCGTTTTTCTTCAGCGCGGGATGTAATATTGCCTTCGTTTTTATTCCTGATG ATTTGTACGTGTTGCGTCTGGTGATCTTCCTGCTGGGCAAGTTCGGTATATCCACGGTGATGACGTCAGTGTACCTGTACACGTCCGAGCTGTACCCTACGGAGTACCGCCACACCCTGCTCGCCTTCTCGTCCATGGTGGGCCGCCTGGGCTCCATCACCGCCCCTCTCACTCCCGTACTT ATGCAATACTGGCACGGCATTCCATCTATGATGTTCGGTGGCATGGGCATCCTGTCTGGGCTGCTGGTGCTGACGCAGCCCGAGACCCTGGGCACGAAGATGCCCAACACCCTGGCCGAGGCTGAAGCGTTGGGGAAACCAGAATCTAAGGTCGAACAAACGAGTTGA